In Carya illinoinensis cultivar Pawnee chromosome 10, C.illinoinensisPawnee_v1, whole genome shotgun sequence, one DNA window encodes the following:
- the LOC122279108 gene encoding N-acetyl-D-glucosamine kinase-like, with amino-acid sequence MKDARQRNGEVEASEKKEAEAEAAHENGRVSDVVLGLDGGATSTVCVCMPLLPFSDHDLADPPPVLARAVAGCSNHNSVGETASKNTLEQVMAETLCKSGSTWSAVRAVCLGVSGVNHPRDQERILKWLRDIFPSHVKLYVHNDALAALASGTMGKLHGCVLIAGTGCISYGFSKDGREARAAGAGPLLGDWGSGYGIAAQALSAVVKAHDGRGQQTMLTDTILKALGLSSPDELIGWTYADPSWARIAALVPEVVSCAEAGDQIANKILVEAVQELAVCVKAVARRLCLCGEDGNGSFPIVMVGGVLEGNKSWDIGKEVINCIHKQYPEAYPIRPKVEPAVGAALLAMNFLLKESERHHNS; translated from the exons ATGAAGGATGCTAGACAGAGAAACGGAGAAGTAGAGGCCTCCGAGAAGAAAGAAGCAGAGGCAGAAGCAGCGCATGAAAACGGGCGTGTCTCCGACGTTGTATTGGGTTTGGACGGTGGAGCCACCTCCACCGTCTGTGTGTGCATGCCATTGCTCCCCTTTTCCGACCACGACCTCGCAGACCCTCCCCCCGTTCTCGCACGGGCCGTCGCCGGTTGCTCCAACCACAATAGCGTCGGAG AGACCGCTTCCAAAAATACATTGGAACAGGTTATGGCTGAAACCCTCTGTAAATCGGGTTCAACTTGGTCTGCTGTTCGTGCTGTTTGTTTAGGTGTTTCTGGTGTTAACCATCCAAGGGATCAGGAAAGAATACTAAAGTGGCTAAG GGATATATTCCCTAGCCATGTAAAGCTATATGTTCACAATGATGCCCTAGCAGCTCTGGCCAGTGGGACCATGGGAAAGCTTCATGGATGTGTTTTAATTGCTGGTACAGGATGCATTTCTTATGGTTTTTCTAAAGATGGTAGAGAAGCACGAGCTGCAGGTGCAGGACCTCTTTTAGGTGATTGGGGAAG TGGCTATGGGATTGCTGCACAGGCATTATCAGCAGTAGTGAAGGCTCATGATGGTCGTGGTCAACAGACGATGCTTACAGATACTATTTTGAAGGCTCTTGGCCTTTCTTCTCCTGATGAATTGATAGG GTGGACTTATGCCGATCCATCTTGGGCACGCATTGCAGCACTTGTTCCAGAAGTGGTGTCTTGCGCCGAAGCAGGTGATCAAATTGCAAATAAGATACTGGTTGAAGCAGTCCAGGAACTGGCTGTGTGTGTGAAAGCTGTTGCTCGAAGACTTTGCTTGTGTGGTGAAG ATGGAAATGGCTCTTTCCCAATTGTAATGGTTGGTGGTGTGCTTGAAGGTAACAAAAGTTGGGATATTGGAAAAGAAGTTATTAATTGCATTCATAAACAATACCCGGAGGCTTATCCAATTAGACCAAAG